The proteins below are encoded in one region of Chroicocephalus ridibundus chromosome 9, bChrRid1.1, whole genome shotgun sequence:
- the LOC134520850 gene encoding cis-aconitate decarboxylase-like, which produces MVFFTLQKSQKFLASSRQVHKTAAHVVQVPIAINFSERLRGADFISVSHSSDDILSCVYKQILDSEALVVARSAPEETVTGSFASFIHAVRPEHLSKTVRHRSKRMILDSIGVGLVGSTTHVFDIALQYCRELYSSVAVSSVYGKPGIKLSPTLAAFTNGVATHSMDFDDTWHPATHPSGAVLPALLAASQMLPPGTKPNGMDFLLAFNVGLEVQGRLMHFSTEAHNIPKRFHPPSVVGTMGSAAATAKLLSLSTAQCAHALGIAASLAGAPMANAATQAKPLHIGNATRLGFEAALLAARGMEANPLILDDIAGCSGFSAFYSIYQPKPLSTPSDHHEFLLEKQDIAFKRFPAHLGMHWVVDAALSVRNLFINYAGSFSPSLIRTIVLKIPVSKYINRPFPSSEHQARHSFQFNACTALLDGEVGLSSFTESSIHRQELRELLDKVVVEHPEDNVANFDKMYGEVALLLHSGDVLTGKCDTFYGHWRKPLSKESLLKKFRSNASHVLPEEKVETIITMVDNLENLSDSSQLACSL; this is translated from the exons ATGGTCTTCTTCACCTTACAG AAATCCCAGAAATTCCTGGCGAGCTCCCGGCAAGTTCATAAAACTGCTGCTCACG TGGTACAGGTTCCGATAGCGATAAATTTCAGCGAGCGGCTGCGAGGGGCGGATTTCATTTCAGTGAGTCACAGCAGCGATGACATTCTCAGCTGTGTTTACAAGCAGATTTTAGACTCCGAGGCTCTAG TGGTGGCCAGGAGCGCTCCAGAGGAGACCGTGACAGGCAGCTTTGCCTCCTTCATCCATGCAGTTCGACCTGAGCACCTGTCCAAGACCGTCCGCCACAGAAGCAAGAGGATGATCCTCGACAGCATTGGGGTTGGCCTCGTGGGCAGCACGACCCACGTGTTCGATATCGCTCTGCAGTACTGCCGG GAGCTGTACTCTTCGGTTGCCGTGAGCTCTGTCTATGGCAAGCCAGGCATAAAGCTCTCCCCCACGCTGGCTGCGTTCACCAATGGAGTTGCG ACTCACTCCATGGACTTCGATGATACCTGGCATCCTGCTACTCACCCATCAGGGGCTGTTCTGCCAGCTCTCCTGGCAGCTTCCCAGATGCTACCTCCAGGCACCAAACCCAATGGCATGGATTTCCTGCTGGCATTTAATGTGGGCCTGGAAGTGCAAGGAAGGCTCATGCATTTCTCCACTGAGGCTCACAACATTCCCAAAAG GTTCCACCCTCCCTCGGTGGTCGGTACCATGGGTAGTGCTGCGGCCACTGCAAAGCTGCTCTCTCTCAGCACGGCCCAGTGCGCACACGCTTTGGGCATTGCTGCATCGCTTGCCGGGGCACCCATGGCAAACGCAGCCACCCAAGCCAAGCCATTGCATATCGGAAATGCCACCCGCCTGGGCTTCGAAGCAGCGCTGCTGGCCGCCCGAGGGATGGAGGCTAACCCCTTGATTCTGGATGATATCGCTGGTTGCTCAGGATTCAGTGCTTTCTACAGTATCTATCAACCCAAACCACTGTCCACACCAAGTGACCATCATGAGTTCCTCTTGGAGAAGCAGGATATCGCTTTCAAGCGATTCCCAGCCCACCTGGGGATGCACTGGGTGGTGGATGCTGCCTTGTCTGTCCGGAACCTTTTCATCAACTACGCAGGGTCGTTCTCTCCCTCTTTGATCCGCACCATTGTGCTGAAGATCCCAGTGTCCAAGTACATCAAtcggcctttccccagctctgaaCACCAGGCTAGACACTCCTTCCAGTTCAATGCCTGTACTGCCCTGCTGGATGGTGAAGTGGGCCTCAGCTCCTTCACAGAGAGCAGCATCCACCGgcaggagctgagggagctgctggACAAAGTGGTGGTGGAGCACCCTGAAGACAATGTGGCCAACTTTGACAAGATGTACGGAGAGGTGGCGCTGCTTCTGCACAGCGGGGATGTCCTGACAGGCAAATGTGACACTTTCTATGGGCACTGGAGGAAGCCTCTGAGCAAAGAATCGCTCCTGAAGAAGTTTCGATCCAACGCCTCTCATGTGcttccagaagaaaaagtagaaaCCATCATCACTATGGTGGACAACCTGGAGAATCTGTCAGATAGTTCCCAGCTGGCCTGCAGCCTGTGA